The genomic window CAAACAAGCCAAAAAAGGCGTCTAATTAAAAACTGATTGCGTGAATGGATGGAAAAAACGCTCCATCCCTGCAACACATTAAGTGAAAATTATTTCAGATAACCTTTTTTCTGAAGCCAGGCGACTTCCTGTCTTCTGTATTTCCAGACGACATCGGCTTTTGAATCCTGAATATCCCACGGTACTGCAAGAACCACGTCACCTTCCCGTATCCTCATACGTCTTTTACGGGAACCGGGAATTCTTCCCATTCTTACAACACCATCCATACATTGAAGGTCAAGCCTTTTGCCTCCAAGCATTCTGGATACTGTAGCAACAATTTCATTCCTGTCCTTACGCGGAGTCCGGACTTTAGTAAATTGTGCACCCTCACTCTGCTGTTTATTCTTATTCTTTTTTTTGTTATAGTTGTTATAAGCCAGATTGATACCTCATTTAGATTTTATGAAGGATTTCTATTTTAGTAATCAGAAGACGGAATAATACAAATTATCCTCAAAACAAAACCAATTCCTGATAATAAATTATGCAATCACAACGTTGCTCTATATGCATTCAACATATTTAAACCCAATTGAACAGAGTAAAATAAAGATGAAACATATTAATTTGTTGCAATTGTAAATGAGTTACAAAGCAAGTATCATAAAGCCACATTCGATGTACAGTTGCAATATATTCTTTGCATTTGGATCACTGTTTAATGGTAACAGAAAGTACAGGTAAACATCATCATATTTTCCACCATCCTGTCTAATATGCTCCAATATAATACATATCTGTACATACTAAAGCCACCATCTGTTATTAACCAGAAGTACAATATTATTTGATGGGAGGGATTTCCATGAACAACGACAGGGAAGATTTCTGGGAAAAACAATCCTTTGTAGTAATAACTGACAATACCAAGCCGGCAATGAAGTACACCATAGACGAACTAAATGAAAGAGGTAAAGAAGTGTACGTTTTTGATTTATCAGCTAACCCCGGTAAAGGAGATATAAAAAGTGTTGAAGACATACCAGACAATGTAGAAAATACTGTACTGGGAATCACAACATCTAATCCGGCAGACTTTGTGCAGGCTCTCAAAAACAGAGGATGTTCTAATTTCTGGATACACTGGCGTACTGAAACCCCAGAAATCGAGGAGATGGAGGATCCTCATATACAGATAATAAAGGGAAAATGTCCCATGATGTACCTGGGAAAGGATTTCAGCATCCATGGTCTGCATAGATCAATTGCTAAACTTACAGGGAAGTACTGAATAAAACATATACATTATTTTGCAATAATTATTTAAGCTATTCAGGACAAAAGTCTATGCAAGGGGAATGTTAATGGATAAAGGCGACAAAACCATTATAAAAGTATCAAAAGACGGGCCATACATTGTAAGCAATCTAAACAGCCTGCGTAATTCAAAAGGGGTATTCATTGAAACAAAGCCCACCATTGCAATGTGCAGATGTGGAGGATCCGGGAACAAGCCTTTTTGCGATGGCACACACATGAAGAACGGTTTTTCAGGGGAAAAGAAAGAAGATCGCGTTCCCGACAATATGGATACTTACAAAGGAAAAGCAATTACAATCCATGACAACCGTGGGGTATGTTCCCATATGGGCCACTGTACCGACAATTTACCTTCGGTTTTCAGGAAGGGTGTTGAACCCTGGATCGACCCTGACGGCGCTGACCCGGAAGAAATAGCAAGGATTATCAGGATGTGTCCCTCCGGAGCATTGAGCTACACTATGGATGGACAATTGCACAAAGATTATCCGCATGATGCGGAAGTATTTGTCGGGAAGGACCGTCCCTATAATGTTGTGGGAAATATTGAACTTGAGGACCCGGATGGCTCTAGGCCTGAAACCCAGGACCACTATTGCCTGTGCAGATGCGGTGGCTCCAAAAACAAACCATTCTGCGATGGCAGCCACTGGTACGTTGAATTCAAGGATGAGAAAAACTGAACTCATGTACATCTGGTAAAAAGGCATAATATGAGATTGGTTGGCCTTACAGGAAAGCACTTATTATAATTTCTTATTTTTTTTTTGGAAAATAGCACGATCGATGTGACCCAATTATAACACATAAATTATTGGTTTGGACACCGTGTATACAAAACATACGACCCAGAGCCAGAGTTTACGAACAGCTTGCACGTAAGATTGCCGGGAAAATATAGAAGGTCGCATATGAAGGATGTGTGCAAAATGGGGGTAAACCTATATATCCGAATGTAGATTTTATTCCGGTGTCGTCTACAAATATCTTGACATCCCTCCCAAACTTGCAACGGCAGTTTTTGCCATTGGAAGGATATCGGGCTGGATTGCACATTGTCTTGAACAATATTCAGATAACAAATTGATAAGACCACGTGCAAAATTCGTTTAACGAATTTATAATTACAGGTGCCAATTATGGATAATAATTCAGTTTCTTTTAAAGCAAGAGATACTCTTAATACCAGGGGTAAGAAGAGTACCATATACCGTCTGGATAAACTTGAGGAAAATGGCCTTTGCAAAATATCTTCTCTTCCCTATTCCATCCGGGTATTGCTGGAAAATCTGGTAAGGAATACAGATGGCAAGGTTGTAACAGAAGAGGATGTAAAAAACCTTGCAGGCTGGAAACCCGGCAATGTACCGAAAACGGATATCCCATATATCCCTTCAAGGGTTATCCTGCAGGATTTTACAGGCGTACCTGCGGTTGTGGATATTGCCGCAATCAGGTCTGCAATGAAAAGACTTGGGGGAAATCCAGAGGAAATTAACCCCGTAATTCCTGCAGATCTTATTATAGACCACTCAGTACAGGTCGATTGTTACGGCACTTCCTATGCAAGAAACTGTAATGAGAAATATGAGTTCCAGAGAAACGGGGAGCGTTATGAACTGCTGCATTGGGCCCAGAACGCTTTTGACAATTTCAACGTGGTACCCCCGGGAAGCGGCATAATCCACCAGGTAAACCTTGAACACCTGGCAAATGTGGTACATCTGCGGGAAGAAAACGGCGAAATGGTCGCATATCCCGATACTCTTGTAGGAACCGATTCCCATACAACCATGATCAATGGCCTGGGTGTGCTGGGGTGGGGAGTCGGTGGAATTGAGGCCGAAGCGGTCATGCTTGGCCAGCCCTACTATATGCCAATACCTGAAGTTGTGGGTTTTGAACTAAGAGGAGAACTGAAAGATGGTATCACAGCCACAGATCTTGTACTCACAGTAACCCAGATGCTCAGGGAACATGGGGTTGTAGGTAAATTCGTGGAATTCTATGGTCCCGGTTACAGGAAACTTTCCCTGCCTGACAGGGCAATCCTTGCCAACATGGGTCCAGAATACGGCGCAACGATGGGATTTTGTCCTGTTGACGAAGTTACACTGGATTACATGCGCATGACCGGACGCAGTGAAGAACATGTTAACATGGTTCGCCAATATTGTAAGGAGCAGGGCCTGTTTGCAGAAAGTGATGCACCGGTTCCGGAATATACCTCTACCCTTGGACTTGATATGGGTACGGTGCAGCCCTCCCTTGCAGGTCCGAAAAGACCACAGGACCGCATTGTGCTCAGTGATATGTCCGCAGCTTTCCACAGGACAATGAAAGATGTATACTCCCTGAAGAAAGGAAGTGAAGACTTCGAGAGTGATCCGGATTACAGTCGCTGGCTTGAAGAGGGCGGTTATAATGTTGTGGAAAAAACACATCCCGACCACAGCGGGATCATGAAGATCAAATGTGAAGGGGAAGAGGTCGACTTAAACCACGGTTCCGTCGCCATTGCTTCCATTACATCCTGTACCAATACCTCAAATCCTTCAGTACTTATCGGTGCCGGACTGGTTGCGAAAAAGGCAGTTGAAAGAGGGCTTAAGGTTCAGCCCTTTGTGAAAACAAGTCTTGGGCCCGGATCAAAGGCGGTAATGGACTATCTGGAAGCAGCCGGACTTGTACCTTATCTGGAAGCCCTGGGATTCCACCTTGTGGGCTACGGCTGTCTCACATGCATCGGGAACAGTGGCCCCCTGCACGAAGCGGTAGTGAAGGAAATTGAGGACCGTGATCTGACTGTCGCATCGGTACTCAGCGGAAACAGGAATTTCGAAGGCAGGATCAGCCCTCATGTAAAAGCTAATTATCTGGCATCCCCTATGCTAGTTGTTGCCTTTGCCCTGACGGGCACAGTAGATATTGACCTCACAAAAGAGCCTATTGCATGTGACCCGAACGGTGAACCGGTCTACCTGAAGGATATCTGGCCTGCAAACGGTGAGATAGAGCAGTATTGTGATAAATATGTACAGCCCGAAATGTTTGAAAAAGAATATGCCAATGTATTCCAGGGAACTGAACGCTGGCAGGAACTTGACGCTCCGGAAGGATTACTTTACGACTGGAACAATGAATCCACCTATATCCAGGAACCTCCATTTTTCCAGGACTTCCCGCTTGATATCGAAAATATGGATGATATAAAGCAAGCAAGGGCGCTTGTAGTTGTGGATGACAGTATAACCACCGACCATATATCTCCGGCAGGTTCGATTCATGCCGATTATCCTGCAGGCAGGTACCTTATTGAACACGGCGTGGCGGAAGAAGAATTCAATTCCTATGGTTCCAGAAGGGGCAACCACGAAGTAATGATGCGTGGAACCTTCGGTAACGTGCGCCTGAAAAACAAACTTGTGCCTGGTAAGGAAGGTTCATGGACAGTTTACCTCCCCGAGGGAGAGGAGATGCCAATCTATGATGCTGCCATGAAATACATGGAAAATAACATTCCATTGGTTGTAATTGCAGGCAAGGAATATGGAACAGGCAGCTCCCGTGACTGGGCGGCCAAGGGTACACAACTGCTCGGTGTGAAGGCTGTGATCGCACAGTCCTATGAAAGGATTCACCGCAGTAATCTTGTAGGAATGGGAGTGATCCCCCTACAGTTCAGGGAAGGTGAAAATAAAGAAAGCCTGGGGCTTAAAGGTAATGAAAACTACACCATCAAGGGCATCTCAGAAATGAAACCCGGTGGCGAACTCGAGGTTGTAGCCCGTGACCCAGATGGAAATGAATTCACATTCAATGTAACTGTAAACCTCAATTCCGATATAGAGGTGGACTACTGCAAAAACGGTGGAATTCTACACAAGTTCCTGAGGGACAAGGCAAAGGGGGAATAATTCCCCACCTCTTTTTTCATATTTTCCAGAAAAGTAGGCCTATATTTGATTCATATACTATTTTGCTACCTAAAAGATAGATTTCCAGAGCTTATGCTGGTTAAAATATATTGGGAAAAGTTAGTCAGGCAGCCGTAATTTCAGTAAAGGAATTAGGAAATTAGATGAAAAAGAGATATCAGGATGATATCTCTTTGACCTGTATATTAAAATTCAATGCTTTACCGGCAAGGGGATGATTCATATCGAGTATGACTTCCTCATCGCCCACTTCGGCAATCTTTGCAGGAAGTTCCTGGCCATCTGGTGTTTTTACCAGCAACATCATTCCAACTTCAACGTCAATATCTGACTGAATGTTGTCTTTAGGTACTGGTTGGGAAAGCCCATCATTGTATTCACCATAGGCTTCAGAAGGCTCAAGTCTGAACTCTTTTTCTTCACCTTCTTCCATATCTCTGACAGCATCGTCAAATCCCTGAATAACCTGACCTTCCCCTACAGTAAATTCAAGAGGCTCCTCATGGTTTTCGGAACTGTCGAAAACTGTGCCATCATCCAGAGTACCTTTATAATCAATCTTTATTGTGTCGCCTTCTTTTATTGACAATATATCAACTCAGTGTTGTATAAAAACGAGTTTTCACTCATCTCATAGCCAACCGAGGTATTCTACATTACTTAGGTGTTTTGGGTGAATTCCCAGTAGCGAGATTATAAGTATATAGCCTTCACTATTATAAATCAGGGAATTAACCAGTATAGAGGGGAGTAAAAGTTGAAAGATTTGACAGTAAAATCGTGCATGCAAACCGATGACTCACTTGGAAAGGAGTCGCTTCAACTACACGAAAAAAATCATGGGGTCCTTGAAGTGGCAAGCAAAATCCGCCTGGATAATATCCGGGACTTAAGCATTGCCTATACTCCCGGTGTTGCCGAGCCCTGCAAAAAAATCGCTGAAAATAAGGATGATGTATATAAATATACGCTGAAACAGAACACCGTCGCAATCATAACAGACGGCTCAGCCATCCTAGGGCTGGGAAATATCGGTGCATCTGCAGGTTTACCTGTAATGGAAGGTAAAGCTATCATATTCAAGGAACTTGCAGGAATTAATGCATTCCCGGTATGTCTTGATACCCAGGATACCGAAGAAATCATTAAAACTGTCAAAAATATCGCCCCGGTTTTCGGAGGAATTAACCTCGAAGACATAAGTGCACCCCGCTGCTTTGAGATTGAAGAGCGACTCAAAAAGGAATTGCCAATACCCGTGACACATGACGACCAGCATGGAACCGCGATTGTTACAATCGCAGGCCTACTGAATTCACTTAAACTTACCGGCAAAAAAATCAACGAGATAAAGGTAGTTATAGCCGGCGCCGGTGCTGCCGGCATGGCAATTGCCAAAAAACTCCTTCATACAGGAGTGAGACCTGAAAACCTGCTTGTATGTGACAGACATGGAATTATCAGCAGAAAACGTACAGAAGGGATGAATCCTAAAAAGGAAGAGATCGCTGGATTTTCAAATCCTGAAGAAGTAAAAGGCAGTCTTGATGACGCTGTATCCGGATCTGACGTGTTTATAGGCGTATCTGTTCCCGAAATCCTTACAGAAAAAATGGTCGCTTCCATGAACAATGACGCCATTATCTTTGCTATGGCAAATCCCATACCTGAAATCATGCCCCTCAAAGCCTTTGAAGCAGGTGCTCGTATAGTGGCAACCGGAAGATCTGATTGTCCCAACCAGATCAACAATTGTTTGGGATTTCCGGGGATTTTCAAAGGTGCACTGGACACCAGGGCCACCCAGATAAACCTGGAGATGGAACTTGCAGCCGCCAATGCCCTTGCTGCAATTGTGGATGAGGACGGCATTGAAGAAGATTACATAATACCCAATCCTCTTG from Methanohalophilus halophilus includes these protein-coding regions:
- the eif1A gene encoding translation initiation factor eIF-1A, with the protein product MAYNNYNKKKNKNKQQSEGAQFTKVRTPRKDRNEIVATVSRMLGGKRLDLQCMDGVVRMGRIPGSRKRRMRIREGDVVLAVPWDIQDSKADVVWKYRRQEVAWLQKKGYLK
- a CDS encoding CDGSH iron-sulfur domain-containing protein, with protein sequence MDKGDKTIIKVSKDGPYIVSNLNSLRNSKGVFIETKPTIAMCRCGGSGNKPFCDGTHMKNGFSGEKKEDRVPDNMDTYKGKAITIHDNRGVCSHMGHCTDNLPSVFRKGVEPWIDPDGADPEEIARIIRMCPSGALSYTMDGQLHKDYPHDAEVFVGKDRPYNVVGNIELEDPDGSRPETQDHYCLCRCGGSKNKPFCDGSHWYVEFKDEKN
- a CDS encoding citrate/2-methylcitrate synthase → MPPKLATAVFAIGRISGWIAHCLEQYSDNKLIRPRAKFV
- the acnA gene encoding aconitate hydratase AcnA; translation: MDNNSVSFKARDTLNTRGKKSTIYRLDKLEENGLCKISSLPYSIRVLLENLVRNTDGKVVTEEDVKNLAGWKPGNVPKTDIPYIPSRVILQDFTGVPAVVDIAAIRSAMKRLGGNPEEINPVIPADLIIDHSVQVDCYGTSYARNCNEKYEFQRNGERYELLHWAQNAFDNFNVVPPGSGIIHQVNLEHLANVVHLREENGEMVAYPDTLVGTDSHTTMINGLGVLGWGVGGIEAEAVMLGQPYYMPIPEVVGFELRGELKDGITATDLVLTVTQMLREHGVVGKFVEFYGPGYRKLSLPDRAILANMGPEYGATMGFCPVDEVTLDYMRMTGRSEEHVNMVRQYCKEQGLFAESDAPVPEYTSTLGLDMGTVQPSLAGPKRPQDRIVLSDMSAAFHRTMKDVYSLKKGSEDFESDPDYSRWLEEGGYNVVEKTHPDHSGIMKIKCEGEEVDLNHGSVAIASITSCTNTSNPSVLIGAGLVAKKAVERGLKVQPFVKTSLGPGSKAVMDYLEAAGLVPYLEALGFHLVGYGCLTCIGNSGPLHEAVVKEIEDRDLTVASVLSGNRNFEGRISPHVKANYLASPMLVVAFALTGTVDIDLTKEPIACDPNGEPVYLKDIWPANGEIEQYCDKYVQPEMFEKEYANVFQGTERWQELDAPEGLLYDWNNESTYIQEPPFFQDFPLDIENMDDIKQARALVVVDDSITTDHISPAGSIHADYPAGRYLIEHGVAEEEFNSYGSRRGNHEVMMRGTFGNVRLKNKLVPGKEGSWTVYLPEGEEMPIYDAAMKYMENNIPLVVIAGKEYGTGSSRDWAAKGTQLLGVKAVIAQSYERIHRSNLVGMGVIPLQFREGENKESLGLKGNENYTIKGISEMKPGGELEVVARDPDGNEFTFNVTVNLNSDIEVDYCKNGGILHKFLRDKAKGE
- a CDS encoding FKBP-type peptidyl-prolyl cis-trans isomerase, with the translated sequence MSIKEGDTIKIDYKGTLDDGTVFDSSENHEEPLEFTVGEGQVIQGFDDAVRDMEEGEEKEFRLEPSEAYGEYNDGLSQPVPKDNIQSDIDVEVGMMLLVKTPDGQELPAKIAEVGDEEVILDMNHPLAGKALNFNIQVKEISS
- a CDS encoding NAD(P)-dependent malic enzyme; the protein is MKDLTVKSCMQTDDSLGKESLQLHEKNHGVLEVASKIRLDNIRDLSIAYTPGVAEPCKKIAENKDDVYKYTLKQNTVAIITDGSAILGLGNIGASAGLPVMEGKAIIFKELAGINAFPVCLDTQDTEEIIKTVKNIAPVFGGINLEDISAPRCFEIEERLKKELPIPVTHDDQHGTAIVTIAGLLNSLKLTGKKINEIKVVIAGAGAAGMAIAKKLLHTGVRPENLLVCDRHGIISRKRTEGMNPKKEEIAGFSNPEEVKGSLDDAVSGSDVFIGVSVPEILTEKMVASMNNDAIIFAMANPIPEIMPLKAFEAGARIVATGRSDCPNQINNCLGFPGIFKGALDTRATQINLEMELAAANALAAIVDEDGIEEDYIIPNPLDRRVVPAVAKAVADAAIKSGVVRK